One region of Anaeromyxobacter paludicola genomic DNA includes:
- a CDS encoding NAD-dependent epimerase/dehydratase family protein — protein sequence MHVLIAGCGWLGQAVAAALLARGDRVTGVRRDPARAAALAPLGVAPLAADLTDPAALERLPGDVDAVVACQSARADGEGPYRDAYVRSNETLLALARRRPLRAFVYTGSTGVFGQRDGEDVDETTPPDPRSPGAEVLVQAERLVLGAAPGVPARLVRLSGLYGPGRAGILERVRGGALALGPGDGAWMNFCHRDDAVAFVLAALDRGRDGGVYHGSDARPARRREVVTWVAAALGIPPARREEAPAGPDRRILSERSRRELGLTLSYPSFAEGVKMLLPR from the coding sequence ATGCACGTGCTCATCGCCGGCTGCGGCTGGCTCGGCCAGGCGGTCGCGGCGGCGCTCCTCGCCCGCGGCGACCGGGTCACCGGGGTCCGCCGCGATCCGGCGCGGGCGGCGGCGCTGGCCCCGCTCGGCGTCGCCCCGCTCGCCGCCGACCTGACCGATCCCGCCGCGCTGGAGCGGCTCCCCGGCGACGTGGACGCCGTCGTCGCCTGCCAGTCGGCCCGCGCCGACGGGGAAGGGCCCTACCGGGACGCCTACGTCCGCTCCAACGAGACCCTGCTCGCGCTCGCCCGCCGGCGGCCGCTGCGCGCCTTCGTCTACACCGGCTCCACCGGCGTGTTCGGGCAGCGGGACGGGGAGGACGTGGACGAGACCACCCCGCCCGACCCCCGCTCTCCCGGGGCGGAGGTGCTGGTGCAGGCGGAGCGGCTCGTGCTGGGCGCCGCGCCGGGGGTGCCGGCGCGGCTCGTCCGGCTGTCCGGCCTCTACGGCCCGGGGCGGGCCGGGATCCTCGAGCGGGTCCGCGGCGGCGCGCTGGCGCTCGGCCCCGGCGACGGCGCCTGGATGAACTTCTGCCACCGCGACGACGCGGTGGCGTTCGTGCTCGCCGCGCTCGACCGCGGCCGCGACGGCGGGGTCTACCACGGCAGCGACGCGCGTCCGGCGCGGCGGCGCGAGGTGGTGACGTGGGTGGCCGCGGCGCTCGGGATCCCGCCCGCGCGGCGCGAGGAGGCGCCCGCGGGGCCGGACCGGCGCATCCTCTCCGAGCGCTCCCGGCGCGAGCTCGGTCTCACCTTGTCCTACCCGTCCTTCGCGGAGGGCGTGAAAATGCTCTTACCGAGGTGA
- the ccsA gene encoding cytochrome c biogenesis protein CcsA — MKKLVEALASLKLAVVLLVLLLLGLSAGTIVESSRGAEVAGKLVYYSWWFLGLEVVFLVNVACSIVHLYPWGKPRIGFLVTHGAMVVILAGASASYFLKQEGQLMLWEGETGNQLVAREADGGAAVTLPFAVQLERFRIDHYPGTMRPSNFRSDVRIIDSTAGDPFPAAIWMNHPFDHRGWRFFQSSYQQQGGRSATVLSVSKDPGEPIVFVGYGLLVLGMCLVLGTRISQARAKKKALEALGALAALALLGVALPAHAADPGLEQLRRLPVQHDGRVMPLDTLAREQVVAVTGERAFQGSDPVQTVVSWWAEPQAAAQAPVVKLGHPDLAAAVGAPGMTHASFAQIVNSQAAMQLLDQAREAAASGRPRQGVLSAAEKLEERLVAMQAILQREVIRPVPPPGDVTQRWGVPRVGGAAELTALAAGPRLQGWPSAAEIDREITYNQVRPTRVAWIVLVLALLVSIYAWSGRSKLLDGIALAGLVAGFAVMTWGIGTRWAIAGRIPASNMYESLLFLAWGVGLFAVVAFALMRNRLVVLNANAMAALTMLLTDLLPIDGFVHPVPPVLSGTPWLAIHVPIIMVSYSVLALGVVIAHMQVGFTIFSPRRAELIERMADLLYWYMFVGSILLIAGILTGSIWAASSWGRYWGWDPKEVWSLVAFLAYMAIVHGRFDKLIGNFGVAAISIVAFQTILMTYLGVNFVLTTGMHSYGMGDSPVVTWMIVVALAEIAFLVIGWAAHQRQQKALAAA; from the coding sequence ATGAAGAAGCTCGTCGAAGCGCTCGCCTCGTTGAAGCTGGCCGTGGTTCTCCTCGTGCTGCTGCTCCTCGGCCTCTCGGCCGGCACGATCGTCGAGTCCTCGCGCGGCGCCGAGGTGGCGGGAAAGCTCGTCTACTACTCCTGGTGGTTCCTCGGGCTCGAGGTGGTGTTCCTCGTGAACGTCGCCTGCTCGATCGTGCACCTGTACCCGTGGGGCAAGCCGCGGATCGGCTTCCTCGTGACGCACGGCGCGATGGTGGTGATCCTGGCCGGCGCCAGCGCCTCCTACTTCCTGAAGCAGGAGGGGCAGCTCATGCTCTGGGAGGGCGAGACCGGCAACCAGCTCGTGGCCCGCGAGGCCGACGGCGGGGCCGCGGTGACCCTCCCGTTCGCGGTGCAGCTCGAGCGCTTCCGCATCGACCACTACCCGGGCACCATGCGCCCCTCGAACTTCCGCAGCGACGTGCGGATCATCGACTCGACCGCCGGCGATCCCTTCCCGGCCGCCATCTGGATGAACCACCCGTTCGACCACCGCGGCTGGCGCTTCTTCCAGTCGAGCTACCAGCAGCAGGGCGGCCGCTCCGCCACCGTGCTCTCGGTCTCGAAGGATCCCGGCGAGCCCATCGTGTTCGTCGGCTACGGGCTCCTCGTCCTCGGCATGTGCCTCGTGCTCGGCACCCGCATCTCGCAGGCCCGCGCCAAGAAGAAGGCGCTCGAGGCGCTCGGCGCCCTCGCGGCCCTGGCGCTCCTCGGCGTCGCCCTCCCGGCGCACGCCGCCGATCCGGGCCTGGAGCAGCTGCGCCGGCTGCCGGTGCAGCACGACGGCCGGGTGATGCCGCTCGACACGCTCGCCCGCGAGCAGGTGGTGGCCGTGACCGGCGAGCGCGCCTTCCAGGGGTCCGACCCGGTGCAGACCGTCGTCTCCTGGTGGGCGGAGCCGCAGGCCGCCGCCCAGGCGCCGGTGGTGAAGCTCGGCCACCCCGACCTCGCGGCCGCCGTGGGCGCCCCGGGGATGACCCACGCCTCGTTCGCGCAGATCGTGAACAGCCAGGCGGCGATGCAGCTGCTCGATCAGGCCCGCGAGGCCGCCGCCTCCGGCCGGCCGCGCCAGGGCGTGCTCTCCGCCGCCGAGAAGCTCGAGGAGCGGCTCGTGGCCATGCAGGCCATCCTCCAGCGCGAGGTCATCCGCCCCGTGCCCCCGCCCGGCGACGTCACCCAGCGCTGGGGCGTGCCGCGCGTGGGCGGGGCGGCAGAGCTCACCGCGCTCGCCGCCGGCCCCCGCCTCCAGGGCTGGCCCTCGGCCGCCGAGATCGACCGCGAGATCACCTACAACCAGGTGCGCCCGACGCGGGTGGCCTGGATCGTCCTGGTGCTGGCGCTCCTCGTGTCCATCTACGCCTGGAGCGGCCGCAGCAAGCTGCTCGACGGGATCGCGCTCGCCGGGCTCGTCGCCGGCTTCGCGGTGATGACCTGGGGCATCGGCACCCGCTGGGCCATCGCCGGCCGCATTCCGGCCTCGAACATGTACGAGTCGCTCCTGTTCCTGGCCTGGGGCGTGGGGCTCTTCGCGGTGGTCGCCTTCGCGCTCATGCGCAACCGGCTCGTGGTGCTGAACGCCAACGCCATGGCGGCGCTCACGATGCTCCTCACCGACCTCCTGCCGATCGACGGCTTCGTCCACCCGGTGCCGCCGGTGCTCTCCGGCACGCCCTGGCTCGCCATCCACGTGCCCATCATCATGGTGAGCTACTCGGTGCTGGCGCTCGGCGTGGTCATCGCGCACATGCAGGTGGGGTTCACCATCTTCTCGCCCCGCCGCGCCGAGCTCATCGAGCGCATGGCGGACCTGCTCTACTGGTACATGTTCGTGGGCTCGATCCTGCTCATCGCCGGCATCCTCACCGGCTCGATCTGGGCCGCGTCGTCCTGGGGCCGGTACTGGGGCTGGGATCCGAAGGAGGTCTGGTCGCTCGTCGCCTTCCTCGCCTACATGGCCATCGTCCACGGCCGCTTCGACAAGCTCATCGGCAACTTCGGCGTGGCCGCCATCAGCATCGTGGCCTTCCAGACCATCCTCATGACCTACCTGGGCGTGAACTTCGTGCTCACGACCGGCATGCACTCCTACGGCATGGGCGACTCGCCGGTGGTCACCTGGATGATCGTCGTGGCCCTCGCCGAGATCGCGTTCCTGGTGATCGGCTGGGCCGCGCACCAGCGGCAGCAGAAGGCGCTCGCGGCGGCGTGA
- a CDS encoding phosphorylase family protein, whose amino-acid sequence MRLLLAAFPPELAGLDGAPPPGWRVATCGVGAVTAAARTARLLAAERPERVLFVGTCGALDPALAPGALVGVEAAIATSTEELTGRAYRPAVEPVRWACGWALPLPAVVVAVPPAITSSEEGAGALARVAAVEHLELTGVLAACAEAGVPAGAALAVANRVGPGANAEWRAHHARVSRALVAELRRLGVLPPP is encoded by the coding sequence GTGAGGCTCCTCCTCGCGGCCTTCCCGCCGGAGCTCGCCGGGCTCGACGGCGCGCCGCCGCCCGGCTGGCGCGTCGCCACCTGCGGGGTGGGGGCCGTGACGGCCGCCGCCCGGACGGCGCGCCTCCTCGCCGCCGAGCGGCCGGAGCGGGTGCTCTTCGTCGGGACCTGCGGGGCGCTCGATCCGGCGCTCGCGCCGGGAGCCCTCGTCGGCGTCGAGGCCGCGATCGCGACCTCGACGGAGGAGCTCACCGGGCGGGCCTACCGTCCGGCCGTCGAGCCGGTGAGGTGGGCCTGCGGCTGGGCGCTGCCCCTGCCGGCGGTCGTGGTCGCGGTGCCGCCGGCCATCACCTCGAGCGAGGAGGGCGCCGGGGCCCTGGCGCGGGTGGCCGCGGTGGAGCACCTCGAGCTCACGGGCGTGCTCGCCGCCTGCGCCGAGGCCGGAGTCCCGGCCGGCGCGGCGCTGGCGGTCGCGAACCGGGTCGGGCCGGGGGCGAACGCCGAGTGGCGGGCCCACCATGCCCGCGTGAGCCGCGCGCTCGTCGCCGAGCTGCGCCGGCTCGGCGTGCTGCCGCCGCCCTGA
- a CDS encoding cold-shock protein — protein sequence MATGTVKWFNDAKGFGFITQDSGGEDVFCHHTAIQAEGFRTLAEGQKVEFDVVKGPKGLQAANVRAI from the coding sequence ATGGCTACCGGTACCGTGAAGTGGTTCAACGACGCCAAGGGCTTCGGCTTCATCACCCAGGACAGCGGCGGCGAGGACGTGTTCTGCCACCACACCGCGATCCAGGCCGAGGGCTTCCGTACCCTCGCCGAGGGTCAGAAGGTGGAGTTCGACGTCGTCAAGGGCCCCAAGGGCCTGCAGGCGGCGAACGTCCGCGCCATCTAA
- a CDS encoding GreA/GreB family elongation factor, producing the protein MSKAFTSEETPEPAPVLRAPPRLAPGEVRYVTPEGHAALVAELAGAQGERARFLEGTLAALTVLGPEAAPPGKAGFGTWVTVEGEDGARRAWRLVGPDEADVRRGLLSVDSPLGRALLGREAGEAVEVERPRGRLELSVIAVGREPPSLE; encoded by the coding sequence ATGTCGAAGGCGTTCACGAGCGAGGAGACCCCCGAGCCTGCGCCGGTGCTCCGCGCGCCGCCCCGGCTCGCTCCCGGCGAGGTCCGGTACGTGACGCCCGAGGGACACGCCGCGCTCGTGGCCGAGCTGGCGGGAGCCCAGGGGGAGCGGGCGCGCTTCCTCGAGGGCACGCTGGCCGCCCTCACCGTGCTCGGCCCGGAGGCGGCCCCGCCCGGGAAGGCCGGCTTCGGCACCTGGGTGACCGTGGAGGGAGAGGACGGGGCGCGCCGCGCCTGGCGGCTCGTCGGTCCCGACGAGGCCGACGTCCGGCGCGGCCTCCTGAGCGTCGATTCGCCGCTCGGCCGGGCGCTGCTGGGGAGAGAGGCCGGAGAGGCGGTCGAGGTGGAGCGGCCGAGGGGCCGCCTGGAGCTCAGCGTCATCGCCGTCGGGCGCGAACCTCCCTCGTTAGAGTGA
- a CDS encoding carbon starvation CstA family protein, with translation MNAVTLVFVALCVFAIAYRFYGLFIARRVLELDDRRVTPAVALEDGHDYHETNRYVLFGHHFAAIAAAGPLLGPVLAAQFGFLPGAIWIVVGSVLAGAVHDMVVLFASVRHKGKSLSLIAEHEIGKRAGIVASFAILFILVLTLAGLSIAVVNALFKSPWGTFTVLATIPIALLMGVYLYKLRPGDVKGASVIGVGLLFLALLAGPYVAANPTLAGWFTLSRNQIALVIPLYGFAASVLPVWLLLCPRDYLSTYLKLGTIAILVLGIAIVHPTLQMPAITQYVHGGGPIIPGAVFPFIFITIACGALSGFHAIIGTGTTPKMIGSEKDVLFVGYGAMLVEGVVAIMALVAACVLIPGDYFAINTSAKAFSTLGLSTVHLPELAKEVGEQLQGRPGGAVSLAVGMAYVFSAVPFMKGLAGYWYHFAIMFEAVFILTAVDTGTRVGRYMLQEMIGKVIPKFEEKKWMPGIVITSLAFTGCWGYLVYTGDIATIWPLFGMSNQLLATCALIVCTTMIIRLGKARFAWVTAVPGILMIPVTMSAGYLNITRNYLPKGLYLLVGLSAVLMVLMTVVFVEAFWRWYELLQIHAPVKDKYGQLVLTDVDE, from the coding sequence ATGAACGCCGTCACGCTGGTCTTCGTGGCGCTTTGCGTCTTCGCGATCGCCTACCGCTTCTACGGGCTGTTCATCGCCCGGCGCGTGCTCGAGCTCGACGACCGCCGGGTGACGCCGGCGGTGGCGCTCGAGGACGGGCACGACTACCACGAGACCAACCGGTACGTGCTCTTCGGCCACCACTTCGCGGCCATCGCCGCGGCCGGCCCGCTGCTCGGGCCGGTGCTGGCGGCCCAGTTCGGCTTCCTGCCCGGCGCGATCTGGATCGTGGTGGGCAGCGTGCTCGCCGGCGCGGTCCACGACATGGTCGTGCTCTTCGCCTCGGTGCGCCACAAGGGCAAGAGCCTGTCGCTCATCGCCGAGCACGAGATCGGCAAGCGCGCCGGCATCGTGGCCTCGTTCGCCATCCTCTTCATCCTCGTCCTGACGCTGGCCGGCCTCTCCATCGCGGTGGTGAACGCGCTCTTCAAGAGCCCCTGGGGCACCTTCACGGTGCTCGCCACCATCCCGATCGCGCTCCTGATGGGCGTGTACCTGTACAAGCTCCGCCCCGGCGACGTGAAGGGCGCGAGCGTCATCGGCGTCGGGCTCCTCTTCCTGGCGCTCCTCGCCGGCCCCTACGTGGCCGCGAACCCGACGCTCGCGGGCTGGTTCACGCTCTCCCGCAACCAGATCGCGCTCGTCATCCCGCTCTACGGCTTCGCCGCCTCGGTGCTGCCGGTCTGGCTGCTGCTCTGCCCGCGCGACTACCTCTCGACCTACCTCAAGCTCGGCACCATCGCGATCCTGGTGCTCGGGATCGCGATCGTCCACCCGACGCTGCAGATGCCGGCCATCACCCAGTACGTGCACGGCGGCGGGCCCATCATCCCCGGCGCGGTCTTCCCCTTCATCTTCATCACCATCGCCTGCGGCGCGCTCTCCGGCTTCCACGCCATCATCGGCACCGGCACCACCCCGAAGATGATCGGGAGCGAGAAGGACGTGCTCTTCGTCGGCTACGGCGCGATGCTGGTCGAGGGCGTGGTGGCCATCATGGCGCTCGTCGCCGCCTGCGTGCTCATCCCGGGCGACTACTTCGCCATCAACACCAGCGCCAAGGCCTTCTCCACGCTCGGCCTGAGCACGGTGCACCTGCCCGAGCTGGCGAAGGAGGTGGGCGAGCAGCTCCAGGGGCGCCCGGGCGGCGCGGTCTCGCTCGCGGTCGGCATGGCCTACGTCTTCTCGGCCGTGCCCTTCATGAAGGGGCTCGCCGGCTACTGGTACCACTTCGCCATCATGTTCGAGGCGGTCTTCATCCTCACCGCCGTGGACACCGGCACCCGCGTCGGCCGCTACATGCTGCAGGAGATGATCGGGAAGGTGATCCCGAAGTTCGAGGAGAAGAAGTGGATGCCGGGCATCGTGATCACGAGCCTCGCCTTCACCGGCTGCTGGGGGTACCTCGTCTACACCGGCGACATCGCCACCATCTGGCCGCTCTTCGGCATGTCGAACCAGCTCCTCGCCACCTGCGCGCTCATCGTCTGCACCACGATGATCATCCGGCTCGGCAAGGCCCGCTTCGCCTGGGTGACCGCCGTCCCCGGCATCCTCATGATCCCGGTCACGATGAGCGCCGGCTACCTCAACATCACCCGGAACTACCTGCCGAAGGGGCTCTACCTCCTCGTCGGGCTCTCGGCGGTGCTGATGGTGCTCATGACCGTGGTCTTCGTGGAGGCGTTCTGGCGCTGGTACGAGCTGCTCCAGATCCACGCGCCGGTGAAGGACAAGTACGGGCAGCTCGTGCTCACCGACGTGGACGAGTGA
- a CDS encoding fumarate hydratase, whose protein sequence is MATPAFKYQDPFPLGKDQTQYRLLTSEGVSVASFEGQEILKVAPAALTRLAREALRECSFFLRPAHNEQVAKILSDPEASQNDKGVALAFLRNAEIAARGELPVCQDTGTATIVGKKGQQVWTGVKDEEFLSQGVFETYTKENLRYSQTVALNLYQEKNTGTNLPAQIDLYATEGAEYKFLFVAKGGGSANKTMLFQETKALLTPEKLEKFLVDKMKHLGTAACPPYHVAFVIGGTSAETCLKTVKLASTKYYDALPTEGNDQGQAFRDVELEQRLLEAANKLGIGAQFGGKYFAHDVRVVRLPRHGASCPVGMGVSCSADRNVKAKIDRNGLWIEVLDHDPGRLIPAPYRTGRHGHGVKVDLDRPMREILAELSKHPVSTPLLLSGTLVVARDIAHAKFKELIDAGKPVPQYLLDHPVYYAGPAKTPAGKPSGSFGPTTAGRMDSYVDLLQSKGASMVMIAKGNRSQQVTDACQKHGGFYLGSIGGPAAVLAEENIKKVECIDFPELGMEAVWKIDVIDFPAFILVDDKGNDFFKKLGV, encoded by the coding sequence ATGGCCACCCCCGCGTTCAAGTACCAGGACCCGTTCCCGCTCGGGAAGGACCAGACCCAGTACCGGCTGCTGACGAGCGAGGGCGTGTCCGTCGCCTCGTTCGAGGGGCAGGAGATCCTGAAGGTCGCGCCGGCGGCGCTCACCCGGCTCGCCCGCGAGGCGCTGCGCGAGTGCTCCTTCTTCCTGCGGCCCGCCCACAACGAGCAGGTGGCGAAGATCCTCTCCGATCCGGAGGCGTCGCAGAACGACAAGGGCGTGGCGCTCGCCTTCCTGCGCAACGCCGAGATCGCCGCCCGCGGCGAGCTGCCGGTCTGCCAGGACACCGGCACCGCCACCATCGTCGGCAAGAAGGGCCAGCAGGTCTGGACCGGCGTGAAGGACGAGGAGTTCCTCTCCCAGGGGGTCTTCGAGACCTACACGAAGGAGAACCTCCGCTACTCGCAGACGGTCGCGCTCAACCTGTACCAGGAGAAGAACACCGGCACGAACCTGCCGGCGCAGATCGACCTCTACGCGACCGAGGGCGCCGAGTACAAGTTCCTCTTCGTCGCCAAGGGCGGCGGGTCGGCCAACAAGACCATGCTGTTCCAGGAGACCAAGGCGCTCCTCACCCCCGAGAAGCTCGAGAAGTTCCTCGTGGACAAGATGAAGCACCTCGGCACGGCCGCCTGCCCGCCGTACCACGTGGCCTTCGTCATCGGCGGCACCTCCGCCGAGACCTGCCTCAAGACGGTGAAGCTCGCCTCGACCAAGTACTACGACGCGCTGCCGACCGAGGGGAACGACCAGGGCCAGGCCTTCCGCGACGTCGAGCTCGAGCAGCGGCTGCTCGAGGCGGCCAACAAGCTCGGCATCGGCGCCCAGTTCGGCGGGAAATACTTCGCCCACGACGTGCGCGTGGTCCGGCTGCCGCGGCACGGCGCCTCCTGCCCGGTGGGCATGGGCGTCTCCTGCTCGGCCGACCGGAACGTGAAGGCCAAGATCGACCGGAACGGGCTCTGGATCGAGGTCCTGGATCACGATCCGGGGCGGCTCATCCCCGCGCCGTACCGCACCGGCCGCCACGGCCACGGCGTGAAGGTCGATCTCGACCGGCCCATGAGGGAGATCCTGGCCGAGCTCTCGAAGCACCCGGTCTCCACGCCGCTGCTCCTCTCCGGCACGCTGGTCGTGGCCCGCGACATCGCCCACGCCAAGTTCAAGGAGCTCATCGACGCCGGCAAGCCGGTGCCGCAGTACCTGCTCGACCACCCGGTCTACTACGCCGGCCCGGCCAAGACCCCCGCGGGCAAGCCCTCCGGCTCCTTCGGTCCCACCACCGCCGGCCGCATGGACAGCTACGTGGACCTGCTCCAGTCCAAGGGCGCGTCGATGGTGATGATCGCGAAGGGCAACCGGAGCCAGCAGGTCACCGACGCCTGCCAGAAGCACGGCGGCTTCTACCTCGGCTCCATCGGCGGCCCGGCCGCGGTGCTCGCCGAGGAGAACATCAAGAAGGTCGAGTGCATCGACTTCCCCGAGCTCGGCATGGAGGCGGTCTGGAAGATCGACGTGATCGACTTCCCCGCCTTCATCCTGGTGGACGACAAGGGGAACGACTTCTTCAAGAAGCTCGGGGTGTAG